From the genome of Halictus rubicundus isolate RS-2024b chromosome 2, iyHalRubi1_principal, whole genome shotgun sequence, one region includes:
- the Rsph3 gene encoding radial spoke head protein 3 isoform X2, with protein MPVEISSLAPLVNGDAFDRDRKNPRAFTILQKDGLDSNLPLLHVNGDAKNSEVSRFENCNNNLVDRKRLSRSNDHLVQAALQCSHVNPVRKKARSRSQDSLQSLEKVPAIKPSITLSTEDFNEVLNAKLKRIQDQEKEEQRRSAKRGHTFHRKPFITTVKTGEFLMPPPEVAALLGIVPPEPEETEPCPLRSRFKSLVAMARKPEVRHSSHNARCPAALKATVDFTLGMMNASTMAAATLEERSKSDQPVPLGNIMFDRRVVRGSTFAAAPNLIDGEQSIAARQAEARRRHLARKRAQAQATKALILRAGSPPPVPGRKHEPVQTEVYLEELFDKPDEFDVATQTDYFLDRPPTPPYCPPKVGEDACTQIEPGDLFDFDFEVQPILEKLVGKTMEEALIEVLEEEEIAALKEQQRKFMELRAAEKAEERRLEEQERRIREEKDDRLKQHEAAMRAQRETEERVAAATLLTGYIAELLPAVLEGLKMSGFLLDEIKADVEEGFVPWLMKEVKKEMGNMIESRELLMEIIREILENRAETYRKLGEEYDASRRKKPSLRNIEDGGCDPNFVNYQPPAIEN; from the exons ATGCCGGTGGAGATATCCTCGCTGGCGCCGCTCGTCAACGGGGACGCTTTCGATCGTGATcgtaaaaatccccgagctttCACAATTTTACAAAAGGACGGCCTAGACAGCAACCTCCCCCTACTCCACGTGAACGGCGACGCGAAGAACTCGGAGGTCTCCCGTTTCGAGAACTGCAACAACAACCTAGTCGATCGGAAACGACTCAGCAGGTCTAACGATCACCTGGTCCAGGCTGCTTTGCAGTGCAGTCATGTGAATCCTGTTAGGAAAAAAGCTAGGAGCAGGAGCCAGGACAGCCTCCAATCCCTGGAAAAGGTTCCTGCGATTAAACCTAGCATCACATTATCCACTGAGGATTTCAACGAAGTCCTGAACGCGAAGCTGAAGAGGATACAAGACCAAGAAAAGGAGGAGCAACGTAGGAGCGCGAAACGGGGTCACACGTTTCATAGAAAGCCGTTTATCACCACGGTGAAGACTGGGGAGTTCCTGATGCCTCCACCGGAAGTCGCAGCTCTTCTTGGCATAGTACCTCCAGAACCCGAGGAAACCGAGCCATGTCCACTACGATCGAGATTCAAGTCCCTCGTGGCGATGGCCAGGAAACCGGAAGTCCGGCACAGCAGCCACAATGCCAGGTGTCCGGCTGCGCTCAAGGCCACCGTCGATTTCACTCTCGGAATGATGAACGCCTCGACCATGGCTGCCGCGACCTTGGAAGAGCGCTCGAAGAG CGATCAACCGGTTCCTTTGGGGAACATTATGTTTGACCGGCGAGTCGTTCGTGGGAGCACGTTCGCTGCTGCGCCGAACCTC ATCGATGGGGAACAATCGATAGCGGCCCGGCAAGCGGAGGCAAGGAGGAGACATTTGGCGAGGAAGCGTGCCCAAGCACAAGCCACGAAAGCTCTGATTTTGAGAGCGGGGTCACCCCCACCGGTTCCTGGAAGGAAACACGAGCCTGTGCAAACCGAAGTCTATTTGGAGGAA TTGTTCGATAAGCCTGACGAGTTTGATGTTGCGACGCAGACCGATTACTTTTTGGACAGGCCTCCGACTCCGCCTTATTGTCCGCCGAAAGTCGGCGAGGATGCCTGCACGCAAATCGAGCCCGGTGAT CTCTTCGACTTCGACTTCGAAGTGCAGCCGATCCTGGAGAAGCTCGTGGGGAAGACGATGGAGGAGGCGTTGATCGAAGTCCTCGAAGAGGAGGAAATCGCCGCGTTGAAGGAGCAGCAGAGAAAGTTCATGGAACTGCGCGCCGCGGAGAAAGCTGAGGAGCGGCGTCTGGAGGAGCAGGAGAGGAGAATAAGGGAGGAAAAG GACGATAGACTGAAGCAGCACGAGGCTGCGATGAGAGCTCAAAGGGAAACGGAAGAACGGGTCGCTGCTGCCACTCTTCTGACTGGCTACATTGCCGAGTTGCTTCCGGCGGTTCTCGAGGGGCTGAAGATGTCCGGATTTCTATTGGACGAGATCAAGGCCG ATGTGGAGGAAGGGTTCGTCCCTTGGCTGATGAAGGAGGTGAAGAAGGAGATGGGTAACATGATCGAGAGCAGGGAGTTACTTATGG AAATCATCAGGGAGATCCTGGAGAACCGCGCAGAGACCTACCGGAAGCTGGGCGAGGAGTACGACGCCTCAAGAAGAAAGAAGCCATCGTTGCGGAACATCGAAGATGGCGGCTGCGACCCTAATTTCGTCAATTACCAGCCACCCGCGATCGAGAACTAG
- the Rsph3 gene encoding radial spoke head protein 3 isoform X1, with product MPVEISSLAPLVNGDAFDRDRKNPRAFTILQKDGLDSNLPLLHVNGDAKNSEVSRFENCNNNLVDRKRLSRSNDHLVQAALQCSHVNPVRKKARSRSQDSLQSLEKVPAIKPSITLSTEDFNEVLNAKLKRIQDQEKEEQRRSAKRGHTFHRKPFITTVKTGEFLMPPPEVAALLGIVPPEPEETEPCPLRSRFKSLVAMARKPEVRHSSHNARCPAALKATVDFTLGMMNASTMAAATLEERSKRSDSTDQPVPLGNIMFDRRVVRGSTFAAAPNLIDGEQSIAARQAEARRRHLARKRAQAQATKALILRAGSPPPVPGRKHEPVQTEVYLEELFDKPDEFDVATQTDYFLDRPPTPPYCPPKVGEDACTQIEPGDLFDFDFEVQPILEKLVGKTMEEALIEVLEEEEIAALKEQQRKFMELRAAEKAEERRLEEQERRIREEKDDRLKQHEAAMRAQRETEERVAAATLLTGYIAELLPAVLEGLKMSGFLLDEIKADVEEGFVPWLMKEVKKEMGNMIESRELLMEIIREILENRAETYRKLGEEYDASRRKKPSLRNIEDGGCDPNFVNYQPPAIEN from the exons ATGCCGGTGGAGATATCCTCGCTGGCGCCGCTCGTCAACGGGGACGCTTTCGATCGTGATcgtaaaaatccccgagctttCACAATTTTACAAAAGGACGGCCTAGACAGCAACCTCCCCCTACTCCACGTGAACGGCGACGCGAAGAACTCGGAGGTCTCCCGTTTCGAGAACTGCAACAACAACCTAGTCGATCGGAAACGACTCAGCAGGTCTAACGATCACCTGGTCCAGGCTGCTTTGCAGTGCAGTCATGTGAATCCTGTTAGGAAAAAAGCTAGGAGCAGGAGCCAGGACAGCCTCCAATCCCTGGAAAAGGTTCCTGCGATTAAACCTAGCATCACATTATCCACTGAGGATTTCAACGAAGTCCTGAACGCGAAGCTGAAGAGGATACAAGACCAAGAAAAGGAGGAGCAACGTAGGAGCGCGAAACGGGGTCACACGTTTCATAGAAAGCCGTTTATCACCACGGTGAAGACTGGGGAGTTCCTGATGCCTCCACCGGAAGTCGCAGCTCTTCTTGGCATAGTACCTCCAGAACCCGAGGAAACCGAGCCATGTCCACTACGATCGAGATTCAAGTCCCTCGTGGCGATGGCCAGGAAACCGGAAGTCCGGCACAGCAGCCACAATGCCAGGTGTCCGGCTGCGCTCAAGGCCACCGTCGATTTCACTCTCGGAATGATGAACGCCTCGACCATGGCTGCCGCGACCTTGGAAGAGCGCTCGAAGAGGAGCGATTCAAC CGATCAACCGGTTCCTTTGGGGAACATTATGTTTGACCGGCGAGTCGTTCGTGGGAGCACGTTCGCTGCTGCGCCGAACCTC ATCGATGGGGAACAATCGATAGCGGCCCGGCAAGCGGAGGCAAGGAGGAGACATTTGGCGAGGAAGCGTGCCCAAGCACAAGCCACGAAAGCTCTGATTTTGAGAGCGGGGTCACCCCCACCGGTTCCTGGAAGGAAACACGAGCCTGTGCAAACCGAAGTCTATTTGGAGGAA TTGTTCGATAAGCCTGACGAGTTTGATGTTGCGACGCAGACCGATTACTTTTTGGACAGGCCTCCGACTCCGCCTTATTGTCCGCCGAAAGTCGGCGAGGATGCCTGCACGCAAATCGAGCCCGGTGAT CTCTTCGACTTCGACTTCGAAGTGCAGCCGATCCTGGAGAAGCTCGTGGGGAAGACGATGGAGGAGGCGTTGATCGAAGTCCTCGAAGAGGAGGAAATCGCCGCGTTGAAGGAGCAGCAGAGAAAGTTCATGGAACTGCGCGCCGCGGAGAAAGCTGAGGAGCGGCGTCTGGAGGAGCAGGAGAGGAGAATAAGGGAGGAAAAG GACGATAGACTGAAGCAGCACGAGGCTGCGATGAGAGCTCAAAGGGAAACGGAAGAACGGGTCGCTGCTGCCACTCTTCTGACTGGCTACATTGCCGAGTTGCTTCCGGCGGTTCTCGAGGGGCTGAAGATGTCCGGATTTCTATTGGACGAGATCAAGGCCG ATGTGGAGGAAGGGTTCGTCCCTTGGCTGATGAAGGAGGTGAAGAAGGAGATGGGTAACATGATCGAGAGCAGGGAGTTACTTATGG AAATCATCAGGGAGATCCTGGAGAACCGCGCAGAGACCTACCGGAAGCTGGGCGAGGAGTACGACGCCTCAAGAAGAAAGAAGCCATCGTTGCGGAACATCGAAGATGGCGGCTGCGACCCTAATTTCGTCAATTACCAGCCACCCGCGATCGAGAACTAG
- the Rsph3 gene encoding radial spoke head protein 3 isoform X3: MPVEISSLAPLVNGDAFDRDRKNPRAFTILQKDGLDSNLPLLHVNGDAKNSEVSRFENCNNNLVDRKRLSRSNDHLVQAALQCSHVNPVRKKARSRSQDSLQSLEKVPAIKPSITLSTEDFNEVLNAKLKRIQDQEKEEQRRSAKRGHTFHRKPFITTVKTGEFLMPPPEVAALLGIVPPEPEETEPCPLRSRFKSLVAMARKPEVRHSSHNARCPAALKATVDFTLGMMNASTMAAATLEERSKRSDSTDQPVPLGNIMFDRRVVRGSTFAAAPNLIDGEQSIAARQAEARRRHLARKRAQAQATKALILRAGSPPPVPGRKHEPVQTEVYLEELFDKPDEFDVATQTDYFLDRPPTPPYCPPKVGEDACTQIEPGDLFDFDFEVQPILEKLVGKTMEEALIEVLEEEEIAALKEQQRKFMELRAAEKAEERRLEEQERRIREEKDDRLKQHEAAMRAQRETEERVAAATLLTGYIAELLPAVLEGLKMSGFLLDEIKAGS; encoded by the exons ATGCCGGTGGAGATATCCTCGCTGGCGCCGCTCGTCAACGGGGACGCTTTCGATCGTGATcgtaaaaatccccgagctttCACAATTTTACAAAAGGACGGCCTAGACAGCAACCTCCCCCTACTCCACGTGAACGGCGACGCGAAGAACTCGGAGGTCTCCCGTTTCGAGAACTGCAACAACAACCTAGTCGATCGGAAACGACTCAGCAGGTCTAACGATCACCTGGTCCAGGCTGCTTTGCAGTGCAGTCATGTGAATCCTGTTAGGAAAAAAGCTAGGAGCAGGAGCCAGGACAGCCTCCAATCCCTGGAAAAGGTTCCTGCGATTAAACCTAGCATCACATTATCCACTGAGGATTTCAACGAAGTCCTGAACGCGAAGCTGAAGAGGATACAAGACCAAGAAAAGGAGGAGCAACGTAGGAGCGCGAAACGGGGTCACACGTTTCATAGAAAGCCGTTTATCACCACGGTGAAGACTGGGGAGTTCCTGATGCCTCCACCGGAAGTCGCAGCTCTTCTTGGCATAGTACCTCCAGAACCCGAGGAAACCGAGCCATGTCCACTACGATCGAGATTCAAGTCCCTCGTGGCGATGGCCAGGAAACCGGAAGTCCGGCACAGCAGCCACAATGCCAGGTGTCCGGCTGCGCTCAAGGCCACCGTCGATTTCACTCTCGGAATGATGAACGCCTCGACCATGGCTGCCGCGACCTTGGAAGAGCGCTCGAAGAGGAGCGATTCAAC CGATCAACCGGTTCCTTTGGGGAACATTATGTTTGACCGGCGAGTCGTTCGTGGGAGCACGTTCGCTGCTGCGCCGAACCTC ATCGATGGGGAACAATCGATAGCGGCCCGGCAAGCGGAGGCAAGGAGGAGACATTTGGCGAGGAAGCGTGCCCAAGCACAAGCCACGAAAGCTCTGATTTTGAGAGCGGGGTCACCCCCACCGGTTCCTGGAAGGAAACACGAGCCTGTGCAAACCGAAGTCTATTTGGAGGAA TTGTTCGATAAGCCTGACGAGTTTGATGTTGCGACGCAGACCGATTACTTTTTGGACAGGCCTCCGACTCCGCCTTATTGTCCGCCGAAAGTCGGCGAGGATGCCTGCACGCAAATCGAGCCCGGTGAT CTCTTCGACTTCGACTTCGAAGTGCAGCCGATCCTGGAGAAGCTCGTGGGGAAGACGATGGAGGAGGCGTTGATCGAAGTCCTCGAAGAGGAGGAAATCGCCGCGTTGAAGGAGCAGCAGAGAAAGTTCATGGAACTGCGCGCCGCGGAGAAAGCTGAGGAGCGGCGTCTGGAGGAGCAGGAGAGGAGAATAAGGGAGGAAAAG GACGATAGACTGAAGCAGCACGAGGCTGCGATGAGAGCTCAAAGGGAAACGGAAGAACGGGTCGCTGCTGCCACTCTTCTGACTGGCTACATTGCCGAGTTGCTTCCGGCGGTTCTCGAGGGGCTGAAGATGTCCGGATTTCTATTGGACGAGATCAAGGCCGGTTCGTGA